The segment CGGCGCTGCTGGGCGCGGACCCCGATGTGGACGAGACCCGCATCGCCAAGCGCGAAAAGGCGTTCTACGCCGAGCTTCGGCACCAGGAGGCGCCCGACCGCGAGGCCACGCACGTCTTCGGCGGCGGGTCCATCACCGACAATCCCAACCGCTTCATGTACTACCCGTCGCACCCGGTGCCGGGCAGCGACGGCGGCGTGGTGCTGGCCAGCTACAGCTGGGCCGACGACGCGGCCCGGTGGGACTCCATGAGCGACGACGAGCGGTACGCCTTTGCCCTGCGCGGCCTGCAGTCGCTGCACGGCCGGCGCATCGAGGTGTTCTACACCGGCAAGGGGCAAACGCAGAGCTGGCTGCGCAACCGCTACGCCTTTGGCGAGGCGGCGGTGTTCACTCCCGGGCAGGTCACGCAGCTTCACCTTCACATCCCCACCCCCGAGGGCCCGGTGCACTTTGCCGGCGAGCACACCTCGCTGAAGCACGCATGGGTCGAGGGCTCGCTGGAATCCGCCGTGCGCGTGGCGCTCGAGGTGAATGGCGAGGTGAGCGCGTGAGCGGCCCCGTGGACGACCGGTGGACGGTGGCGCGCTACCTGTCCGCGCGCCTGGCGGAGCTCGGCGTCACCGACCTGTTCGGCGTTCCCGGCAACCACCTGGGCCCCTTCCTGCCCGTGGCGCGCCGGGCCGGCATCCGCTGGGTGGGCAACTGCAACGAGATCAATGGCGGCTACGCGGCCGACGGCTACGCGCGCGCGACGGGCCGCCTGGGCGCGGTGGCCGTCACCTACGGCGTGGGCGCGCTGTCCGTGCTCCAGCCGGTGGGCGGCGCGTACGTGGAGCAGATTCCGCTCGTCGTCATCACCGGCGCGCCGACGTACGAGCAGTGGCAGAACCTGAAGGCGATCGGCCTGCTGACCAGCCACATGAGCCCCAACACGCGCAGCAACGTCGACGCCTTCCGGCAGGTGACGGTGGATGCGCAGGTGGTCACCAGCAGCCGCATGGCGCCCGTGCAGATCGACGGCGTGCTGACGGCGTGCCTGACCGAGCGGCGCCCCGTCTATCTCGAGGTGTGGGAGAACGTGTGGGACGGCGAGTGCGACGCCCCCGCCGGACCCATCACCGCGCGCCCCCGGCCCACCTCCGCGGCCATGGACCGGATGCGCACGGCCGCGGTGGACGAGGCGGTGGCGCTGATGGAAAAGCTGGGGTGCCCCATCCTGTGGGGCGGAGAAGAGATCGACCGCTACGGCCTGCGCGCGGAGTTCGAATCGCTGGTCGACGCCACGGGGCTGCCCTTCTGCACCACCATCGGCGGCAAGTCGGCCGTGTCGGAGAACCACCCGCTGTTCCACGGCGTCTACAACGGCAAGGCCAGCCTGCCGGAGATCTACCGCATGTTCCAGGACGTCGCCGGGTGCCGCGTGGGGCTGGGCTCGTGGGCCACCTCCAAGAACCTGGGCGGCACCCGCTCCGTGGGCGACGACTGGATCGTCGCGGCGCACCAGGGCGTCAGCGTGGGGGCGCGCTACTTCCCCGACGTCAAGCTGGGCGAGTTCATCACCAGCCTGCGCGACGCCCTGGTGCAGCGTCGGAT is part of the Longimicrobium sp. genome and harbors:
- a CDS encoding alpha-keto acid decarboxylase family protein — encoded protein: MSGPVDDRWTVARYLSARLAELGVTDLFGVPGNHLGPFLPVARRAGIRWVGNCNEINGGYAADGYARATGRLGAVAVTYGVGALSVLQPVGGAYVEQIPLVVITGAPTYEQWQNLKAIGLLTSHMSPNTRSNVDAFRQVTVDAQVVTSSRMAPVQIDGVLTACLTERRPVYLEVWENVWDGECDAPAGPITARPRPTSAAMDRMRTAAVDEAVALMEKLGCPILWGGEEIDRYGLRAEFESLVDATGLPFCTTIGGKSAVSENHPLFHGVYNGKASLPEIYRMFQDVAGCRVGLGSWATSKNLGGTRSVGDDWIVAAHQGVSVGARYFPDVKLGEFITSLRDALVQRRIAAERADAPADYYSSAEGSREMAVGGPAAVPSADEGLTYDGFFARISAFLDEAASGEGTAATSPYVVVSDAGFSLLGSQNLKMPQPRTYFCQGSWLAIGYSVGAVTGVKAALPDKRALVFVGDGSFQESCQELSTQTRLRQDNVVFVMNNDDFYGIEQMLVHPCFYDPASGEEAGFYNVLHKWKYSRLAEVFSGADTPMTGVVVGTHGELDALLGRLADGDDAINAGPVLVQVRLPREDYPRAIHYEVTKHCGSGKH